GGGGCGCACTCAGGCGGACAATCCGCCAAGCGATCCGCGATTGCGCGAATTGGCGGATGTGCTTAGGCACGCGGCGCAAAAGGATGAATCTTAATCGGAGTGGAAGTGAACGCGTATGGCGCGCGTATTGGTGACAGGCGCGCGGCCATGCACGCGTTTACCAAACTGCGAGATGCGCTGAATAATTTACTTGGCCAATGAAACGGATATCCTCTTAAAGCTAGATTTCAGCAACCTCCTCTACCATGATGGCATCCTTGACTCAATCCATGTGATGAGTCGCTTGAACGTGAAAGGCGGATGCGATCGACGTGAAACCCCCAAGCGCTATACTCTCCCCAAAATGGATCAAAACGGGCGCATTGCTCGGCTTATCAGGCGCCATCGCAACCGCCTATGCGACAGGTGGATTCTCGCGATCCACAAAAGTGATGGCACAGCAAGTGGCGACGCCAAAGTCGATCTACGTACAGACGGCGACCGCAAGGCAGGGGACGATTGCACAAACCCTGTCGCTTACAGGCAGCGTGGTGAGTCCAGAGTCCGTCTCACTCTCACCGCGCGTTGCTGGAAATTTACAATCGATCCGGGTTCATGTTGGGCAGAGGGTACATGCCAATCAGGTGCTTGCGCAGCTTGCGAGCGGAACTGCACAGGCACAATGGCTCGTTGCGCAAGGAGGGCTCGCGAGTGCGCTCGGGAAGCTGAACCAGGCGCGCCAATCGATCAATCCGTACACCCTGGCGTTGGCAAACACCAACGTACAGATCGCGCGCGATAAGCTTAAGACGTTGCTGACAGGTGTCGCACCTGCGAAAATCGCGCAGGCGCGCGCTGCCGTCACAGAGAACACACAGTCGGTCGCTCAGTTGAATCAGCAGTACGCGTGGATGAAATCAAGTCGTGGCCCGCAGTCCATCGCGCTCGCGGATGCAGAGCGTGCACTGTCTGACTTGAAATCGGGGCAAAGCCCACTCGCATTGGCGGTGACAAATGCTGAGCAGGCTTTGCAAAGTTTTATGAACGGAAGCGCACCACAAAATGTGGCGGTCACCGTGCAACAATCAAACGCGAATGCCAGCACTACAGCACTTCAATCTGCAGAAGGCAATTTGCAGCGCATTCAGTCAAGTGCGAGCCCGCAAGGGGTCGCAGTCGCGAGCGATCAGGCGACGCTGCAGACAGACCAACAAAATCTCGCCACACTGCAGAGTCAACTGCAACAGGTGGAAGCCGGAAATGGACTGTCGGCCGCAATCCAGCAGGCGGTCGTTGGCGCGCAGGACAATTTGAATGCGATTAAAAGCGCGAGCAGCCCAGATGGGGTCAAAGTGACACAGGATCAACAGGCGCTAGCGGCGGATGAGGCGACGCTTTCCTCTCTTCAGGCGCAGACACCTTTGACGACTGCGCTCCAGGCGCAGATTGCAAGCGCACAGATGACGGTCACAAACGCAGAGAACACGCTTTCTTCTGATCAGGCGATGTGGAACTCCGCCATCGCAGCGGCACAAAATCAACTCGATCAAGCAAACGCGGCGGCGCAGACTGCCAATCAGAATGCCGTCACGGCGCTTCAGAACCAAATCAGCTCGGCACAAGAGGCGATCGTTTCAGCGCAGAGTAAGCTGGCGTCAGACCAAGCAAACTGGACAAACGCGATCAGCGCCGCGGCAGATCAAGTGAACGCGGCGAGCACGGCCGTCTCACAGCAAAATCTCGCCAATCAAGGAAAACTCTCGATTTTGCAAGCGGATCAGAGTCAAGCGATGCAGATCGCGTCTCGCGCGCTTGCGACGGCGAAAGCGCAGTATGCCCAGGCGCTTCATACGGATGAACAGGCGGTGCAAATGGCTGGGGCCAATGAACAGACAGCCATTCAGCGTATGCAGACGACACTGCAAAAGGCACAGGCTGCACTTGTTGCGAGTCGCGACAATCTTGCAGCGCTTCAGGCGCCGCCGCAACCAAGCGTTCTCGCTGCGGCAAAAACGGCTGTCTCCGCCGCCCAATTAAAGGTGGAACAACTGCTTCACCCAATGAATCAAGGAACGCTTCAAGCGCTGACAGGCGCCGTGACGGCGGCGCAGGGACGCCTGCAGATCGCGCAACAGGCTTTAAAAAACACGGTCATTACAGCGCCTTTTCCGGGAATCATCACTGCGATAAACGCGCAGCCAGGCAGTGCAGTGTCTGCGGCCAAACCGCTCATCGCAATGGTTGGCGCGACCCTTGAACTACAGGCACAACTCAGCCAGCAAGATATCACTCAGGTGCACACGGGCGAGCGTGTTCTTTTTACGCTGCCTTTTGCGCCAAGCCAAGAGGAACAGGGCGTCGTTGCTTCCATCTCGCCAATTGTCAACCCGCAGACGCTCTCTCTTACAGTGACCATCTCGCCAATGCGACCAATGGTTGGGATGGCTGCGGGAGAAACGGCGGCGATTCAGGTTGTGACTCGTTCCAATTCTCACGCGGTACTTATTCCAACGGCGGCCATTAACACGCAGACGGGTTCGCCGCAAGTGTATATGGTGAAAAATGGCCGCGCGCTCTTGCAAAATGTCGTGACAGGTGCGACACAAGGTGCGTGGACAGAAATTTTGTCGGGCGTCACAGCGGGCGAACAGGTGGTTACGCTCGGCCAGACATTCCTTGCGCCGGGGGATCGCGTCACGGTTTCGAATGCAATCGCGCGGGCAAGCGGCGCGTTGACGGCAAAGTCACCTGCGTCTTCATCGGCAAAGTCTGCACCAACCACGGCACACCACAAGGGAAAGCACAAAGGAAAGCACAAAGGAAAGCACAAAGGCAAACACAAACACAAAGGAAAGCACAAAGGAAAGCACCACAAAGGTTTGCATAAGGGCAAGCACCACAAAGGCAAGAAAGCTAAAAAAACGGCGTCTACAGCAAACGGCGCCGCACCATCAGGCGCGGCTGCAAAAAGTGGAGGTAGCACGCCATGAACGTGACCGAACTCGCGGTGCGGCGTCCGATTACTATTTTGATGTTGATCCTTGGACTGGTCCTGATGGGCGTCATTTCCTACGGGCTGCTTCCTGTCCGCGAATTGCCAAACGTAAATTACCCGTACCTGCAGGTGACGGTGAGCGATCCGGGGGCTGACCCGCAAGATGTCCGAACAAGTGTGACCGATCCGCTGGAAAACGCCTTGACGGCAGTAAATGGTGTCACGTCGATGACGTCCGTCTCCATGCAGGGCGTTTCAGATATCACGCTGCAGTTTGCCGCAGGCATCAACATCAACACGGCAAACAATGATGTCGCCCAGGCGCTTCACGCTGTTGCGCGCAAGCTGCCTGCGACAGCGAGCTTGCCGAGCATCACCGCGACCAATCCTGCCGCGGCGCCGATCATGAGTCTCTCACTGTCTGGCAAATTGAATCAAATGCAGTTTTACACGCTCGCGCAGAAGTCGATCGTTCCGGCGATAGAGAGTGTGCCGGGAGTGGGTGCGGTCGACCTGCAAGGTGGTTTGATTCCGCAGATCAACGTACAGGTGAATGAATCCGCACTGCTCGCTTATAATGTCACATTGCCGCAGATCCGTCAGGCCTTGGCGACACAGAATACGAGTGCGCCTGTAGGCGCGCTGAACAATGGGTCGCAAACGTACACGGTTGGCACGCAGACGCCCTTCACGACAGCGGCTTCTCTCGCCAACGTGGTGATCCAAAGCACACCGAAACCGGGCAAAACGGGTGCGGGCACTTCTGGCGTCGGCACGGGCGCAGCCGGAGGCGCGGCCTCCCAGGCACCGAAGAGGCTGCTCACACTCGGTCAACTTGCGACGCTATCTCAAGGCTATGCGACACCGCTCTCGATCAATCGCTTGAATGGGAAGACGGCGGTTGGCATCACGATCACCGCACAGAGCGGCGCGAACAGTTTGAGTGTGGAATCGGGTGTCTTGAGCGCGATTAACAAGCTAAAAAAGACATTGCCGCCAGGGGCGACCCTGCGCGTCATCGCCGATCAGACGGTGTATACGAAGGCAGCGCTTAGTGCTGTTTTGCGCGATCTGATTCTGGCGGTTGTTCTCGCGTCCGCGGTGCTCTACGTGTTTTTGCGGCGCTTTAGCCACACGCTCATTGTATTTTTCGCGATTCCCGCGAGTCTTCTGTCAACCTTTATCGTGATGTACGCATTTGGCTTTTCACTCGATTTGATGAGTATGTTGGCACTCTCGCTTTTGATTGGAATTCTCGTTGACGATTCAATCGTCGTTCTTGAAAACATCGATCGCCATTTAAAACTCGGCGCAGATCCGCGCACAGCGGCGGTGCGCGGCCGCACAGAAATTGGCGCGGCGGCAGTCGCCATAACGCTTACGGACGTCGTCGTGTACATTCCGATCGTCTTCGTGCAGGGAACGGTCGGCCAGTTGTTTCGCGAGTTTGGATTGACCATCGCTGCCGCCACGCTGTTTTCGCTTTTTACATCGTTTACGTTAACGCCGATGCTCGCGTCGCGCTGGCTAAAGGGAAATCGCGATTTTGCACAAAGGGTGAGCGAGGGTGAACGCGAGGTTTTGGGCGAGGGCGCCTGTGCTGCACAAGCGCTGCGACACAGTCCAAAGATGCGACGCTTTGCGGCGTTTAAGGCGCGGTGTAAAGCGGGTTCTTCTCTCCTACGCGCGGGGGAGCGCTTCATGGATGCGCTGAAATCGCGCTACGAACGCTTGCTAAAGGTGACATTAAGCCACCGCCTGCGGGCGCTGGCGGTGGCTGCTTCGGCACTTCTTGTGAGTGCGTGCTTTTTGCCGTTTGGCTTTATCGGCACATCGTTTGTCCCGCCAGAGAATCCCCAGACCTTTCGTGTCGGCGCGCAAATGCCTACGGGGACATCGCTTTTGACGACAGACGCGGCGATGCGCGTGTTTTCTGCCAAGTTGAAAAAAATTCCGGGGATTCAAGCGGTGTTTGCCACAGCCGGTGTCGCCTTAAACGGGTTGAACCAAGCGAATGACGCCGTTCTTACAGTGGTGCGCGCCGATCAGGGACTACAGGCACAGGCGCAAAAACGGAATAAAAGTGGCGTGCGCGCGAAAGGCAGCAAAAAAGCGCGGGCGCGCGGGGGGAAAAAGGCGGGAAACGGCATCTCGCTAAGCGGCGCGAATGCGACGCCACTCCCACCGATCGACCCGCTGCTCGCAAGGATCCAG
This sequence is a window from Ferroacidibacillus organovorans. Protein-coding genes within it:
- a CDS encoding efflux RND transporter periplasmic adaptor subunit — translated: MKPPSAILSPKWIKTGALLGLSGAIATAYATGGFSRSTKVMAQQVATPKSIYVQTATARQGTIAQTLSLTGSVVSPESVSLSPRVAGNLQSIRVHVGQRVHANQVLAQLASGTAQAQWLVAQGGLASALGKLNQARQSINPYTLALANTNVQIARDKLKTLLTGVAPAKIAQARAAVTENTQSVAQLNQQYAWMKSSRGPQSIALADAERALSDLKSGQSPLALAVTNAEQALQSFMNGSAPQNVAVTVQQSNANASTTALQSAEGNLQRIQSSASPQGVAVASDQATLQTDQQNLATLQSQLQQVEAGNGLSAAIQQAVVGAQDNLNAIKSASSPDGVKVTQDQQALAADEATLSSLQAQTPLTTALQAQIASAQMTVTNAENTLSSDQAMWNSAIAAAQNQLDQANAAAQTANQNAVTALQNQISSAQEAIVSAQSKLASDQANWTNAISAAADQVNAASTAVSQQNLANQGKLSILQADQSQAMQIASRALATAKAQYAQALHTDEQAVQMAGANEQTAIQRMQTTLQKAQAALVASRDNLAALQAPPQPSVLAAAKTAVSAAQLKVEQLLHPMNQGTLQALTGAVTAAQGRLQIAQQALKNTVITAPFPGIITAINAQPGSAVSAAKPLIAMVGATLELQAQLSQQDITQVHTGERVLFTLPFAPSQEEQGVVASISPIVNPQTLSLTVTISPMRPMVGMAAGETAAIQVVTRSNSHAVLIPTAAINTQTGSPQVYMVKNGRALLQNVVTGATQGAWTEILSGVTAGEQVVTLGQTFLAPGDRVTVSNAIARASGALTAKSPASSSAKSAPTTAHHKGKHKGKHKGKHKGKHKHKGKHKGKHHKGLHKGKHHKGKKAKKTASTANGAAPSGAAAKSGGSTP
- a CDS encoding efflux RND transporter permease subunit, which encodes MNVTELAVRRPITILMLILGLVLMGVISYGLLPVRELPNVNYPYLQVTVSDPGADPQDVRTSVTDPLENALTAVNGVTSMTSVSMQGVSDITLQFAAGININTANNDVAQALHAVARKLPATASLPSITATNPAAAPIMSLSLSGKLNQMQFYTLAQKSIVPAIESVPGVGAVDLQGGLIPQINVQVNESALLAYNVTLPQIRQALATQNTSAPVGALNNGSQTYTVGTQTPFTTAASLANVVIQSTPKPGKTGAGTSGVGTGAAGGAASQAPKRLLTLGQLATLSQGYATPLSINRLNGKTAVGITITAQSGANSLSVESGVLSAINKLKKTLPPGATLRVIADQTVYTKAALSAVLRDLILAVVLASAVLYVFLRRFSHTLIVFFAIPASLLSTFIVMYAFGFSLDLMSMLALSLLIGILVDDSIVVLENIDRHLKLGADPRTAAVRGRTEIGAAAVAITLTDVVVYIPIVFVQGTVGQLFREFGLTIAAATLFSLFTSFTLTPMLASRWLKGNRDFAQRVSEGEREVLGEGACAAQALRHSPKMRRFAAFKARCKAGSSLLRAGERFMDALKSRYERLLKVTLSHRLRALAVAASALLVSACFLPFGFIGTSFVPPENPQTFRVGAQMPTGTSLLTTDAAMRVFSAKLKKIPGIQAVFATAGVALNGLNQANDAVLTVVRADQGLQAQAQKRNKSGVRAKGSKKARARGGKKAGNGISLSGANATPLPPIDPLLARIQTIAKTIPGLQIQTDVPNPLVINSSTPVSVQVSGQSPVVLQALAQSVQGLLTRLPDLTNVKNQSAASLPVWLIHVNDAQAAQLGVTTQLVSQAAQAAIGGVIASTIQSAGSGVQTNIMVSMQNGSHFTPTELAGIPIASRHGQMVTLGEVASILLAPGPVSLTEANRQLTSVVTAGTTNPSLGQVAQQVQQALSSLQLPPGYSVTLGGEIAQQSQAFGPLLQSLVLSVILIYMLMAALYESLVMPLVVLCSLPLATVGAFFGLWLSGQTLNIFSFMALIMLMGLVAKNAILLVDYARQRIKQGMTRADALIDAGKTRLRPIVMTTSTMVFSMIPLAFHTGFGSADRVPIAAVLIGGLTSSTLLTLLLVPVLFTYVDDARQWMARWAKRKTRVSLDVSTASPGGAP